Part of the Kineococcus aurantiacus genome, CCGTCACGACGTTCCAGCCGACGCGGCCACCCGTGAGGTGGTCCAGGGTCGCGAACCGGCGGGCCATCGCCACGGGGTGGTCGATGCCGGTGGAACTGGTGACGACGAAACCCAGCCGGGACGTGTGGTGGGCCAGGGTGGGGATGAGCAGCATGGGGTCCAGGCCGGAGAAGTTCAGCCCCCCGCGCGCCGCCGCCGCCGGCAGGTCGCCGCCCACGCTGGGGTAGCCGTACCCGTCGGCGAAGAAGAGGAAGTCGAAGCCCGCGGCCTCCAGCAGCTGGGCCACGTCGACCCAGTGCTGCTGCTCGCGGTGGTGGACGGAGTCGCTGTACGGGTGGGACCACGACAGCGTCCCCCCGACCTGCGGTGAGGCGACCTCGAAGACTCCCAGGTGCATCGTGCGCACGGGGCCGAACTCCTCTCGTTGAACCAGGTGGTTCACAGGAGACCACGCCGGTGTTTCCGCCGTGTAAAGATCGGCGCGCGAAACACGAACGTCACACGCCGCGGCCCGTGTAACACGGGGTTCACACCGCTGTGACGAGCGCGCCGCGAGCGGGTGCTTCAGTACTGCGCAGACCGACGCCACGGCGTGTCCGGTCCGTCCCCCCTCGACCGTCCGCCCCGACCACCCGGCGGCCGGCGGGGCCTCACCCCTCACGGAGCAGCGCATGAACCTCCCCCGTAGCCCGCGTCCCGCCGGCCAGGCCGCCCTCCAGCGCCGCACCCTCCTGCGGGGGGCCGGGCTCGGCCTGCTGGGAGCCGCCGGGCTCAGCGGCCTCGCGGCCTGCGGCGGCGACGCCGACTCCAGCGCCGGGTCGTCCTCGGACGGTTCCTCGGGCCTGGGGGAGCTGACGGTGCAGCTGTCCTGGATCAAGAACATCGAGTTCGCCGGTGAGTACTTCGCCGACAGCAAGGGCTACTACACCCAGGCCGGCTTCTCCAAGGTGAACCTGCTGGCCGGGGGCAGCGCCGGCACCGCCGCCGAGGCGATGGTCCTCTCGCGCAAGGCGCACGTCGGGCTGTCCTCCCCGACGCTCACGGGGCCGGCCATCGTCAACGAGCAGGCGCCGCTGAAGATCATCGGCACCACCTTCCAGAAGAACCCGTTCTGCCTGGTGTCGATGGAGCAGGGCAAGCCCGTCCGCTCGATCGCGGACCTGGCCGGGAAGAAGATCGGCATCCAGACCGGCGGCAACGAGACGATCTTCGACGGGTTCTGCAAGGCCAACGGCATCGACAAGTCGAGCTTCGAGATCGTCCCCGTGCAGTACGACCCCTCCGTCGTGGTCTCCCGCGAGGTGGACGCGTTCATGGCCTACCTGACCAACGAGCCCATCCTGCTCGCGGCCCGGCAGGTCGACGGCCAGCCGATC contains:
- a CDS encoding ABC transporter substrate-binding protein; the encoded protein is MNLPRSPRPAGQAALQRRTLLRGAGLGLLGAAGLSGLAACGGDADSSAGSSSDGSSGLGELTVQLSWIKNIEFAGEYFADSKGYYTQAGFSKVNLLAGGSAGTAAEAMVLSRKAHVGLSSPTLTGPAIVNEQAPLKIIGTTFQKNPFCLVSMEQGKPVRSIADLAGKKIGIQTGGNETIFDGFCKANGIDKSSFEIVPVQYDPSVVVSREVDAFMAYLTNEPILLAARQVDGQPIVPVTLGFADNGLPVVAETFTVLQTTIDDQRDFLKAFLKAEVQGWNDAVADPQGSADLAVNTYGKDQDLDLAEQVAEAQAQNELIVSDDTKANGLFTMTDALIAENIEALAQMGTTITAEQLFDLSLLAEVYDENPDLITG